A portion of the Meleagris gallopavo isolate NT-WF06-2002-E0010 breed Aviagen turkey brand Nicholas breeding stock chromosome 16, Turkey_5.1, whole genome shotgun sequence genome contains these proteins:
- the LOC116217233 gene encoding nucleoside diphosphate kinase 6-like — protein sequence MAAAEYSKRPLQLTLALLKPDTVAHPLVLEAVHETILSNRLLIVRAKELRCGRGQSLRFYREHAGRFFYQRLVEFMARYLLCHVVGSAGHEEGIGIPQRQLAGKLPHASQSSLNSSGTSRRSHVCAVGRCITMQRSVSTV from the exons ATGGCGGCCGCGGAGTACTCCAAACGGCCCCTGCAGCTGACGCTGGCGCTGCTGAAACCGGACACCGTTGCCCACCCGCTAGTGCTGGAA GCCGTGCATGAGACCATCCTCAGCAACCGTCTCCTCATCGTGCGCGCCAAGGAGCTGCGCTGCGGGCGGGGGCAGAGCCTCCGCTTTTACCGGGAGCACGCGG GGCGATTCTTCTACCAGCGGCTGGTGGAGTTCATGGCCAGGTACCTGCTGTGCCATGTGGTGGGCAGTGCAGGGCACGAGGAAGGAATAGGA ATTCCCCAGCGTCAGCTAGCAGGGAAATTGCCGCATGCTTCCCAGAGTTCATTGAACAGCTCTGGTACCAGCAGGAGAAGCCACGTCTGCGCTGTGGGCAGATGTATTACAATGCAGAGAAGCGTGTCCACTGTGTGA
- the LOC104913513 gene encoding rab-like protein 2A isoform X3, producing MTPSECDGARVMTSSECDGAVCVVSERGRSGGAMAEAGKKPRDEAQVEAGPEEAVNIICLGDSAVGKSKLLERFLLDGLYPRFRPRPSGVGGAGGKRAAGGRRRRGLFIRRLLNVGAAALSSSPRSPRTLYRHRARVDGKAVLMNNWDTAGQERFQSVHASYYHKAHACIMHRNTGQRQHGQQRG from the exons ATGACGCCATCAGAATGCGACGGGGCGCGGGTGATGACGTCGTCAGAATGCGACGGCGCCGTGTGTGTTGTGTCGGAGCGGGGACGCAGCGGCGGAGCAATGGCGGAGGCGGGGAAGAAGCCCCGGGATGAGGCCCAGGTTGAGGCCGGCCCCGAGGAGGCCGTGAACATCATCTGCCTGGGCGACAGTGCCGTGGGCAAGTCCAA GCTGCTCGAGAGGTTCCTGCTGGACGGATTGTATCCGCGGTTCCGGCCGCGCCCCTCAGGTGTCGGTGGGGCAGGCGGGAAGCGGGCGGCGGGCGGCAGGCGCCGGCGGGGACTATTCATCCGACGGCTCCTTAACGTGGGCGCAGCCGCCCTCAGCAGCTCTCCACGTTCGCCACGGACGCTGTACCGACACCGAGCGCGGGTGGACGGGAAGGCGGTGCTCATGA ATAACTGGGACACAGCTGGACAAGAGAGGTTCCAGAGCGTGCATGCCTCCTATTACCACAAAGCTCATGCTTGTATCATG CATAGGAACACAGGCCAGCGTCAGCACGGACAGCAGCGCGGCTGA
- the LOC104913513 gene encoding uncharacterized protein LOC104913513 isoform X1: MTPSECDGARVMTSSECDGAVCVVSERGRSGGAMAEAGKKPRDEAQVEAGPEEAVNIICLGDSAVGKSKLLERFLLDGLYPRFRPRPSGVGGAGGKRAAGGRRRRGLFIRRLLNVGAAALSSSPRSPRTLYRHRARVDGKAVLMNNWDTAGQERFQSVHASYYHKAHACIMVRVMSRIAQGGCGGCGAQSRAGCGSWQPGLLVGDTAHSRGLEPDEHCGPLQPGPFYGSVSRGILTDKSQLMFGLDVTLYCYTILFYLFQMFYKFSHVVPSFLTYKASVVGVFCIIPAVL; this comes from the exons ATGACGCCATCAGAATGCGACGGGGCGCGGGTGATGACGTCGTCAGAATGCGACGGCGCCGTGTGTGTTGTGTCGGAGCGGGGACGCAGCGGCGGAGCAATGGCGGAGGCGGGGAAGAAGCCCCGGGATGAGGCCCAGGTTGAGGCCGGCCCCGAGGAGGCCGTGAACATCATCTGCCTGGGCGACAGTGCCGTGGGCAAGTCCAA GCTGCTCGAGAGGTTCCTGCTGGACGGATTGTATCCGCGGTTCCGGCCGCGCCCCTCAGGTGTCGGTGGGGCAGGCGGGAAGCGGGCGGCGGGCGGCAGGCGCCGGCGGGGACTATTCATCCGACGGCTCCTTAACGTGGGCGCAGCCGCCCTCAGCAGCTCTCCACGTTCGCCACGGACGCTGTACCGACACCGAGCGCGGGTGGACGGGAAGGCGGTGCTCATGA ATAACTGGGACACAGCTGGACAAGAGAGGTTCCAGAGCGTGCATGCCTCCTATTACCACAAAGCTCATGCTTGTATCATGGTAAGGGTGATGTCCCggattgcccaaggaggctgtggaggCTGTGGCGCTCAAAGccgggctggatgtggctcttggcagcctggtctgtTGGTTGGCGacactgcacatagcagggggttggaaccagatgagcactgtgggcctttgcaacccgggccattctatggttctgtgtcTCGTGGGATTTTGACTGATAAGTCCCAGCTGATGTTTGGCCTGGACGTTACTCTTTACTGTTACACTATACTTTTTTATCTCTTCCAGATGTTTTACAAATTTTCCCACGttgttccttcttttcttaCCTACAAAGCTAGTGTAGTTGGTGTGTTCTGCATAattcctgcagtgctttga
- the LOC104913513 gene encoding uncharacterized protein LOC104913513 isoform X2 — MTPSECDGARVMTSSECDGAVCVVSERGRSGGAMAEAGKKPRDEAQVEAGPEEAVNIICLGDSAVGKSKCVAARVPRAPVRAWRGFWRPHCLPAGCSRGSCWTDSALSSSPRSPRTLYRHRARVDGKAVLMNNWDTAGQERFQSVHASYYHKAHACIMVRVMSRIAQGGCGGCGAQSRAGCGSWQPGLLVGDTAHSRGLEPDEHCGPLQPGPFYGSVSRGILTDKSQLMFGLDVTLYCYTILFYLFQMFYKFSHVVPSFLTYKASVVGVFCIIPAVL; from the exons ATGACGCCATCAGAATGCGACGGGGCGCGGGTGATGACGTCGTCAGAATGCGACGGCGCCGTGTGTGTTGTGTCGGAGCGGGGACGCAGCGGCGGAGCAATGGCGGAGGCGGGGAAGAAGCCCCGGGATGAGGCCCAGGTTGAGGCCGGCCCCGAGGAGGCCGTGAACATCATCTGCCTGGGCGACAGTGCCGTGGGCAAGTCCAAGTGCGTGGCCGCGCGGGTTCCCCGGGCGCCGGTCCGGGCCTGGCGGGGCTTCTGGCGGCCGCACTGTCTCCCCGCAGGCTGCTCGAGAGGTTCCTGCTGGACGGATT CCGCCCTCAGCAGCTCTCCACGTTCGCCACGGACGCTGTACCGACACCGAGCGCGGGTGGACGGGAAGGCGGTGCTCATGA ATAACTGGGACACAGCTGGACAAGAGAGGTTCCAGAGCGTGCATGCCTCCTATTACCACAAAGCTCATGCTTGTATCATGGTAAGGGTGATGTCCCggattgcccaaggaggctgtggaggCTGTGGCGCTCAAAGccgggctggatgtggctcttggcagcctggtctgtTGGTTGGCGacactgcacatagcagggggttggaaccagatgagcactgtgggcctttgcaacccgggccattctatggttctgtgtcTCGTGGGATTTTGACTGATAAGTCCCAGCTGATGTTTGGCCTGGACGTTACTCTTTACTGTTACACTATACTTTTTTATCTCTTCCAGATGTTTTACAAATTTTCCCACGttgttccttcttttcttaCCTACAAAGCTAGTGTAGTTGGTGTGTTCTGCATAattcctgcagtgctttga